The Pelagibius sp. CAU 1746 genomic sequence CGCCTCGAACCAGGGCGCGGGGTTGCCGAGCGACTTCAGGCTTTGGCGCAGCATCTTGCGGCGTTGGCCGAAGGCGGCAGCAGTGACCTTCTCCAGGCTCTCCAGCGAGGCCGGTGCCAGCGGCTCTTCGCGCGGGACGATCGACACCACGGTGGAGGTGACCTTGGGCGGTGGGGTGAAGGCCCTGGGCGGGATGTCGAACAGCGCGCGCGCGCGGCAGAGCCACTGAGTAAGGACCGAGAGGCGGCCGTAGTCGCGGCTGCGTGGCGCGGCGACCAGACGCCCGGCGACCTCTTTCTGGAACATCAGCGTCATCGCCGAGAAGGCTTTGGGATCGGCTGCAAGGGCGATCAGCCATCTCACCAGCAGGGCGGTCGAGATGTTGTAGGGAAGGTTGGAGACGATCTGGCGCGGCGCCGTGCCCAACTCCGCCAAGTCGATCTCCAGGGCGTCACCCTCCACCACCTCCAGCCGGCCGGGATAGGCCGCCGCCAGCTCGGCCAGCGCTTCTAAACAGCGGCTGTCCTTCTCCACGGCGACAACCTGGGCGGCACCCTCGGCCAAGAGGGCGCGGGTCAGGCCGCCGGGGCCGGGGCCGA encodes the following:
- the rsmA gene encoding 16S rRNA (adenine(1518)-N(6)/adenine(1519)-N(6))-dimethyltransferase RsmA codes for the protein MSGPAGLPPLREVIARHGLGARKSLGQHFLLDLNLTGRIARAAPGIDRGSVIEVGPGPGGLTRALLAEGAAQVVAVEKDSRCLEALAELAAAYPGRLEVVEGDALEIDLAELGTAPRQIVSNLPYNISTALLVRWLIALAADPKAFSAMTLMFQKEVAGRLVAAPRSRDYGRLSVLTQWLCRARALFDIPPRAFTPPPKVTSTVVSIVPREEPLAPASLESLEKVTAAAFGQRRKMLRQSLKSLGNPAPWFEATGIAPTARAEELSVEDFCALADCIAGG